One Nostoc punctiforme PCC 73102 DNA window includes the following coding sequences:
- a CDS encoding GTP-binding protein yields MTSTLPVPEPHQSDSANTDANSLSWEEELDSAIFSFEDIQTELNYKQAQTALRNLVANLDLTPQEKTGLETEIADLETMLGKLDRMVVQIAAFGMVGRGKSSLLNSLVGQTVFETGPLHGVTRTAQTVNWSISEEAIGETERALRVTLPGVGQSQVKLIDTPGLDEVDGATRAVLAEQIAKQADLILFVISGDMTKLEYAALSQLREAGKPIILVFNKVDQYPEADRMAIYHKIRDERVRELLTPLEIVMAAASPLVKTAIRRPDGTRGIQLRTGNAQVEELKLKILEILHREGKALVALNTMLYADVVNEQLIERKLMIREQNANQLIWKAVMTKALAIALNPVTVVDILSSVVIDIALILGLSKLYGFSMTEAGAVQLLQKIALSMGGIGASELLANLGLSGLKTLLGISATATAGVALGPYISVAVTQGGVAGVSSYGIGQVTKVYLANGATWGPDGPKAVINRILANLDETSILNRIKDELLHKVRLRK; encoded by the coding sequence ATGACTTCGACATTACCTGTGCCTGAACCTCATCAAAGCGATTCTGCTAACACTGACGCAAATTCTCTCAGTTGGGAGGAAGAACTGGATAGCGCTATTTTCAGTTTTGAAGACATTCAGACGGAACTGAACTATAAACAAGCACAAACGGCGCTGCGAAACTTAGTAGCCAATCTCGACCTCACCCCCCAAGAAAAAACCGGATTGGAAACGGAAATTGCTGATTTGGAAACCATGCTAGGGAAGTTAGACCGCATGGTGGTGCAGATTGCAGCTTTTGGCATGGTAGGGCGTGGTAAGTCTTCGCTACTCAATTCTTTGGTGGGACAAACAGTATTTGAAACAGGGCCGCTGCACGGTGTCACTCGGACTGCACAAACAGTTAATTGGAGTATTAGTGAGGAAGCGATTGGAGAAACTGAACGGGCTTTGCGGGTTACTCTCCCTGGTGTAGGTCAATCGCAGGTAAAATTAATTGATACTCCTGGGTTAGACGAAGTAGATGGTGCAACCCGTGCTGTGTTAGCCGAACAGATTGCGAAACAAGCAGATTTGATTCTGTTTGTAATCTCTGGCGATATGACAAAGCTAGAATACGCTGCCCTTTCTCAGTTGCGGGAAGCAGGTAAACCGATCATTCTAGTGTTTAACAAAGTAGACCAGTATCCAGAAGCAGACCGGATGGCAATTTATCACAAAATCCGCGATGAAAGGGTGCGGGAATTACTCACGCCTTTAGAGATTGTCATGGCTGCGGCATCGCCATTGGTGAAGACGGCGATTCGCCGCCCTGATGGTACTAGGGGCATACAGTTGCGTACAGGGAATGCCCAAGTTGAAGAACTGAAGCTGAAAATCTTGGAGATTCTGCACCGTGAGGGTAAAGCCTTGGTTGCTCTTAATACCATGCTTTATGCCGACGTTGTAAATGAGCAGTTAATCGAACGAAAACTGATGATTCGGGAACAGAATGCCAATCAGTTGATTTGGAAGGCTGTGATGACTAAAGCATTAGCGATCGCACTTAATCCTGTAACTGTGGTAGATATTCTGAGTAGTGTGGTCATTGATATTGCTCTGATTTTAGGTTTATCTAAGCTCTATGGCTTCTCCATGACCGAAGCTGGGGCTGTACAACTGCTACAAAAAATTGCCCTGAGTATGGGCGGCATCGGTGCTAGTGAATTGTTAGCAAATTTGGGTTTGAGTGGATTAAAAACTTTACTTGGTATCTCTGCAACAGCTACCGCAGGTGTTGCCCTTGGCCCTTATATATCGGTGGCAGTCACGCAAGGGGGAGTAGCTGGTGTTTCTTCTTACGGTATTGGGCAAGTTACCAAAGTTTATTTAGCCAATGGCGCAACTTGGGGGCCTGATGGGCCGAAAGCAGTGATTAATCGCATTTTGGCAAACCTGGATGAGACTTCTATCCTTAATCGGATTAAGGATGAATTGTTGCATAAGGTAAGGCTGAGGAAATGA
- a CDS encoding tetratricopeptide repeat protein — protein MFNLLQPIVDFYINNKDFINNLLSGAFPAIVGVLWWLIWRHRQRRIPDKTFAFEVITPKSQDLMQRILGGKDDDPLADRNIVYQQRVPNRHICNELKRQLEEDRWILILGRTGLGKTREAAELAKHLNQEGWTVLYLKLGEWLDIPAAMPKEIGTNRKLLFFFDDLNQKMYASRHEISPEAEKSLAERFQVPLQERLLQALNKYEELCEPTEIRVIATARNETHSEDPGKPSPWEKLQWNKYSKLWNRFKSYELPQPEDDAIIAMLAATVSETDIKAEADQYPELARCNDSTFRNVVENFQRLQNESLPLTVNNYRHTLKDTWEKRYKKAVEKYSVSRYIYDAVDLLQQFDIPLYRFTVEPTARMLAAGNFWRRLWYYWQIRKATNYLISAERILEPRDGQIEAKPKQVEAGEYTLRFTRLILQLAEKHQEIKASLLSFSWNLINSKRYQDALRCLNKALTFTPDSSDILFAKGNALFNLGRLEEAIASYDQALNFKPDDHQAWYNRGIALFNLGRLEEAIASYDQALNFKPDDHQAWYNRGIALFNLGRLEEAIASYDQALNFKPDKDNAWNNRGIALVELGRLEEAIASYDQALNFKPDDHQAWYNRGIALFNLGRLEEAIASFDQALNFKPDYHEAWYNRGTALVELGRLEEAIASFDQAIKIKSDDHQAWNNWGYALVKLERLEEAIASFDEALKIKPDKDNAWYNKACCYGLLGNVDLAIENLQQSINLNPKYRETAKTDTDFDNIRQDQRFQYLISH, from the coding sequence GTGTTTAACCTTCTTCAGCCAATTGTAGATTTTTACATCAACAACAAAGACTTTATTAACAACCTGCTCTCAGGTGCGTTCCCTGCGATTGTGGGTGTTTTGTGGTGGCTCATCTGGCGACACCGCCAGCGGCGCATTCCCGATAAAACTTTTGCTTTTGAGGTGATTACACCCAAGAGTCAAGACCTGATGCAGCGAATTTTGGGTGGTAAAGATGACGATCCTTTGGCTGATAGAAACATAGTTTACCAACAACGTGTACCAAATCGTCACATTTGCAATGAGCTAAAGCGGCAGTTAGAAGAAGATCGCTGGATATTGATTTTAGGACGCACGGGATTAGGCAAAACACGGGAAGCAGCAGAGTTAGCCAAGCATCTCAACCAAGAAGGCTGGACGGTGCTTTACCTCAAGTTAGGAGAATGGCTAGATATTCCGGCGGCTATGCCCAAAGAGATTGGCACAAACCGCAAGTTGCTATTTTTCTTTGACGATCTCAATCAAAAAATGTATGCCAGCCGCCACGAAATATCCCCAGAAGCCGAGAAAAGTCTCGCAGAACGGTTTCAAGTCCCCTTGCAAGAAAGGCTGTTGCAAGCTTTGAATAAGTATGAAGAGTTATGCGAACCGACAGAAATCCGCGTCATCGCCACCGCCCGAAATGAAACACACTCCGAAGATCCTGGAAAACCCAGTCCTTGGGAAAAACTGCAATGGAATAAATATTCTAAGCTGTGGAACCGATTTAAAAGTTATGAATTGCCGCAACCAGAAGATGATGCCATCATTGCGATGTTAGCAGCAACGGTTTCTGAGACTGACATTAAAGCGGAAGCAGACCAATATCCTGAACTAGCTAGGTGTAATGACAGCACCTTTAGAAACGTAGTCGAGAATTTCCAACGCCTGCAAAATGAAAGCTTGCCTTTGACAGTAAATAATTACCGCCACACCCTAAAAGACACTTGGGAAAAACGTTACAAGAAGGCAGTAGAAAAATACTCTGTAAGCCGCTACATTTATGATGCCGTGGACTTGCTGCAACAATTCGACATTCCACTTTATCGCTTCACAGTGGAGCCGACTGCACGGATGTTAGCGGCTGGGAATTTCTGGCGGCGACTTTGGTATTATTGGCAAATACGCAAAGCTACCAATTATCTGATTTCAGCTGAACGTATCCTAGAACCCCGTGATGGGCAAATTGAGGCGAAACCAAAGCAAGTAGAAGCAGGGGAATACACATTACGCTTCACCCGGTTAATTTTGCAGCTAGCAGAGAAACACCAAGAAATTAAAGCTTCTCTGTTGAGTTTTAGCTGGAATTTAATCAACTCAAAACGCTATCAAGATGCACTACGTTGCTTAAACAAAGCTCTCACTTTTACACCTGATTCCTCTGACATTTTGTTTGCTAAAGGCAATGCGCTATTTAATTTGGGAAGATTAGAAGAAGCGATCGCCTCTTATGACCAAGCCCTCAATTTCAAACCCGACGACCACCAAGCTTGGTACAACCGGGGCATTGCGCTATTTAATTTGGGAAGATTAGAAGAAGCGATCGCCTCTTATGACCAAGCCCTCAATTTCAAACCCGACGACCACCAAGCTTGGTACAACCGGGGCATTGCGCTATTTAATTTGGGAAGATTAGAAGAAGCGATCGCCTCTTATGACCAAGCCCTCAATTTCAAACCCGACAAAGACAATGCTTGGAACAACCGGGGCATTGCGCTAGTTGAATTGGGAAGATTAGAAGAAGCGATCGCCTCTTATGACCAAGCCCTCAATTTCAAACCCGACGACCACCAAGCTTGGTACAACCGGGGCATTGCGCTATTTAATTTGGGAAGATTAGAAGAAGCGATCGCCTCTTTTGACCAAGCCCTCAATTTCAAACCCGACTACCACGAAGCTTGGTACAACCGGGGTACTGCGCTAGTTGAATTGGGAAGATTAGAAGAAGCGATCGCCTCTTTTGACCAAGCGATAAAAATCAAATCTGACGACCACCAAGCTTGGAACAACTGGGGCTATGCGCTAGTAAAATTGGAAAGATTAGAAGAAGCGATCGCCTCTTTTGACGAAGCCCTGAAAATCAAACCTGACAAAGACAATGCTTGGTACAACAAAGCTTGCTGTTATGGTTTACTAGGGAATGTCGATTTGGCAATAGAGAATTTGCAACAATCTATCAACTTAAATCCTAAATACCGAGAGACAGCAAAAACTGATACTGATTTTGACAACATTCGACAAGATCAACGATTTCAATATTTGATTAGTCATTAG
- a CDS encoding mechanosensitive ion channel, producing MNTTWQGIIQVIEVGLPMKVQQFLAQSPSLQPIQPAVNQGIADVQGIVQQIILFTPRLLGAVAILLVGWLIAAIAAAVTRGILNRTNIDNRIAAGVTGRQNVPQVEKLISSLVFWSIILLTAVAVLQTLDLEVASRPLNNFLNQLIGFLPNLVGAGILLATAWFLATIVKIITVRSLQAFNLDERLNPEPEDSAPSLNQLSLSETIGNALYWFIFLLFLAPILDTLGLRQALQPVQALITQVLLVLPNILAAALIAVVGWFIANVVRRIVTNLLATTGIDHLGSRLGLSAAAGVQPLSSILGTIVYVLILIPVAIAALNALRIDAISVPAIAMLQQILNALPAIFTAVAILIVAYFIGRFIADLVTSILTNLGFNNIFTILGLTTPSRRIEISTEPTTAYTPSRTPSEIVGIVALVGIMLFATVAAVNILNIPALTALVSGIVIIFGRILAGLVIFAIGLFLANLAFNIITSSGERQAEILGQVARISIIALVSAMALQQIGVASDIVNLAFGLLLGAIAVAIALAFGLGGRDIAREQVQEWLNSFKGRN from the coding sequence ATGAACACAACTTGGCAAGGAATAATCCAGGTGATAGAAGTTGGTTTACCCATGAAGGTGCAGCAATTTTTGGCACAATCGCCCAGCCTGCAACCGATACAACCAGCAGTGAATCAAGGAATCGCTGATGTACAAGGTATTGTTCAACAGATAATTCTGTTTACGCCCCGTCTCTTGGGGGCAGTAGCAATTTTGTTAGTAGGTTGGCTAATTGCGGCGATCGCAGCTGCGGTGACGCGAGGAATCCTCAATCGCACAAACATAGATAATCGCATTGCCGCAGGAGTAACGGGTCGTCAAAACGTTCCCCAAGTGGAGAAATTAATCTCCAGCTTAGTTTTTTGGAGCATTATCCTATTGACGGCGGTAGCTGTTTTACAGACATTGGATCTGGAGGTAGCCTCTCGACCCCTCAATAATTTTCTCAATCAACTTATTGGCTTTTTGCCAAATTTGGTTGGTGCGGGAATTCTTTTGGCAACCGCCTGGTTTTTAGCGACTATTGTCAAGATTATCACTGTGCGATCGTTACAGGCATTTAATCTGGATGAGCGTTTAAATCCAGAACCAGAAGACAGCGCACCCAGCCTGAATCAGTTGTCTCTGAGTGAGACCATTGGTAATGCTCTGTATTGGTTTATATTTTTACTGTTTCTCGCCCCAATTTTAGATACTCTCGGACTAAGGCAAGCTCTACAACCAGTACAAGCTCTAATTACACAAGTTCTGCTAGTTTTGCCGAACATTTTAGCGGCGGCGCTAATTGCCGTAGTTGGTTGGTTTATAGCTAATGTGGTGCGACGGATTGTAACGAACTTATTGGCGACAACTGGGATTGACCATTTAGGTAGTCGCTTAGGATTATCTGCGGCTGCGGGGGTGCAACCTTTATCGAGTATTCTCGGCACAATTGTCTATGTTTTGATTTTGATTCCTGTGGCGATCGCAGCGCTTAATGCTTTGCGAATTGATGCGATATCTGTCCCAGCGATCGCAATGCTGCAACAGATTCTTAACGCCCTCCCTGCCATCTTTACAGCCGTAGCAATTTTGATTGTTGCCTATTTCATAGGGCGATTTATCGCGGATTTGGTTACAAGTATCCTCACCAATTTAGGCTTTAACAACATTTTCACTATTTTGGGTCTGACAACACCCAGCAGACGCATCGAAATTTCAACTGAACCAACAACTGCCTATACTCCAAGCCGCACTCCATCGGAAATTGTGGGTATTGTTGCCTTAGTGGGTATCATGCTGTTTGCAACGGTGGCGGCGGTGAATATCTTGAATATTCCAGCCCTGACAGCATTAGTGTCTGGTATTGTGATCATATTCGGGCGGATTTTGGCGGGATTGGTGATATTTGCGATTGGCTTATTCCTGGCAAATCTAGCTTTTAATATCATTACCAGTTCCGGCGAACGTCAGGCAGAGATTTTGGGACAAGTAGCGCGGATTTCCATTATTGCTTTAGTCTCTGCAATGGCACTGCAACAGATTGGAGTTGCCAGTGATATCGTGAATTTAGCCTTTGGACTCTTATTAGGTGCGATCGCAGTTGCTATTGCTCTAGCTTTTGGTCTTGGAGGGCGTGATATTGCCCGCGAACAAGTTCAAGAATGGCTAAACTCTTTTAAAGGTAGAAATTAA
- a CDS encoding SRPBCC family protein — protein sequence MPQVLEQSIQINATATVVERCISDLALMQRWLNPVLRCEPVSESWSTDVGSESRFIIQIPLLKPTLNSVVVERQPGLVVWEFKGFFQGRDRWECQPTEKGTLLLNRFEFDIPNPLVSWGFNTFAASWTKEDMQAQLRRLKRVAENS from the coding sequence ATGCCTCAAGTTTTAGAACAATCGATTCAAATTAATGCTACAGCTACGGTAGTAGAGCGTTGTATTAGCGATTTAGCTCTCATGCAACGCTGGCTTAACCCTGTACTCCGTTGCGAACCTGTGAGTGAATCTTGGAGTACTGATGTCGGTAGTGAAAGTCGTTTTATCATTCAAATTCCTCTACTGAAACCTACGTTGAATAGCGTAGTTGTGGAACGACAACCGGGTTTGGTAGTCTGGGAATTTAAGGGATTTTTCCAAGGACGCGATCGCTGGGAATGTCAACCCACAGAAAAGGGAACGCTCCTACTAAACCGTTTTGAGTTCGATATTCCTAACCCCTTAGTCAGTTGGGGTTTCAATACCTTTGCCGCATCTTGGACAAAAGAAGATATGCAAGCCCAACTCCGCCGCCTGAAACGAGTCGCAGAAAATTCGTAA
- a CDS encoding SirB1 family protein: protein MNFSSARQYFYQEIQQSDEQIDLAKAALYIAQEEYPKLDPEEYLNALDTMAWELQERLPDSRYPLRIVQSINQYLYDDLKFSGNKIDYYDPRNSFFNDVIDRRLGIPITLALVYLEVARRIDFPMVGVGMPGHFLIRPNIPDIEIFVDAFNGGEIIFAQDCEERLSQIYQQTVTLQPEFLAVVSNRQFLARMLTNIKFIYLKQQELEKTLAAIERILLLFPNLTLELRDRGLISYQLGNYPQAVNDLQHYLAKVPDAQDASVIRRLLTELGRD, encoded by the coding sequence ATGAATTTCTCGTCAGCGCGACAATATTTTTACCAAGAGATTCAGCAGTCTGACGAGCAAATTGACTTAGCAAAGGCAGCTTTGTATATTGCCCAAGAAGAATATCCTAAGCTAGACCCAGAGGAATACCTCAACGCCCTTGATACAATGGCATGGGAGCTTCAAGAACGCCTGCCTGACTCACGATATCCTTTGCGGATAGTTCAAAGTATTAATCAGTATCTATACGATGATTTAAAGTTTTCTGGTAATAAAATTGACTATTACGACCCACGCAACAGTTTTTTCAATGATGTAATTGACCGCCGATTAGGGATTCCTATTACCTTGGCGTTGGTTTACCTAGAGGTTGCTAGAAGGATTGATTTCCCGATGGTGGGTGTGGGGATGCCAGGGCATTTCTTAATCCGCCCAAATATTCCAGATATAGAAATTTTTGTGGATGCCTTCAATGGCGGTGAAATAATATTTGCTCAAGATTGCGAAGAAAGGCTGTCTCAAATTTATCAGCAAACTGTGACGCTACAACCAGAATTTTTAGCCGTAGTCAGTAATCGGCAATTTTTGGCACGGATGCTGACAAATATAAAATTTATTTACCTCAAACAACAAGAGTTAGAAAAAACCCTAGCAGCGATTGAACGAATTTTGTTGCTGTTTCCTAATTTAACTTTAGAATTGCGCGATCGCGGCTTAATCTCCTATCAACTTGGTAACTACCCCCAAGCCGTAAACGATTTACAACATTATTTAGCAAAAGTTCCTGATGCCCAGGATGCATCAGTAATTCGGCGGCTACTTACGGAATTGGGGAGGGATTAG
- a CDS encoding element excision factor XisI family protein, with amino-acid sequence MAKLDEYRQYIKNLLQQNASTVWDNRIQAQIIFDTERDRYQLIYVGWRDQDRIYGSVLHLDIIDEKIWIQQQDLRNWHNAIAS; translated from the coding sequence ATGGCAAAGCTAGACGAATATCGACAATATATTAAAAATTTGCTTCAACAAAACGCTAGTACTGTTTGGGATAATCGCATTCAAGCCCAAATAATTTTTGATACAGAACGCGATCGTTATCAATTAATTTATGTAGGTTGGCGCGATCAAGACCGGATATATGGGTCTGTTCTCCATTTAGATATTATTGATGAGAAAATCTGGATTCAGCAACAGGACTTACGCAACTGGCACAATGCGATCGCCAGTTGA
- a CDS encoding LysR family transcriptional regulator, with protein MELRHLRYFIAVAEELHFSRAAERLHIAQPPLSQQIQQLETQLGVELFQRKTKRQVQLTEAGQVFLQEAYQLLAQLQKAIELTQRTGRGEKGQLRIGFTSLVTYDLLPVILRRFREQFPQVELILQELTTNQQEQALQEHRIHVGFAHPPLEDNTLNQECIQQEALIVAMLETHPLAEQEKISVRSLVNENFIMFPRHLGPGLYDQIVILCQQGNFSPKVTQEAIQMQTIIGLVSAGMGIAIAPSSLQNLQRTGVVYRALKEKTPLVETAVVWREEDMTPVLKEFLQVIRSIC; from the coding sequence ATGGAATTGCGACATCTGCGCTACTTTATTGCTGTAGCTGAGGAACTGCACTTCAGTAGAGCCGCCGAGCGATTGCACATTGCTCAACCGCCCTTAAGCCAGCAAATTCAGCAACTAGAAACACAATTGGGAGTAGAACTGTTTCAGCGTAAAACCAAGCGACAGGTGCAGTTAACGGAAGCTGGACAAGTATTTTTGCAAGAAGCTTATCAACTTTTAGCTCAACTCCAAAAAGCAATTGAGCTAACCCAACGGACGGGAAGAGGTGAGAAGGGACAATTGCGAATCGGGTTTACCAGTTTGGTAACTTACGATTTGCTTCCTGTAATTTTGCGACGGTTTCGAGAACAGTTTCCACAAGTAGAGTTGATTTTGCAAGAATTAACCACAAATCAGCAGGAGCAAGCGCTACAAGAACATCGCATCCATGTAGGCTTTGCCCATCCACCGTTAGAAGACAACACACTCAATCAAGAGTGCATTCAGCAAGAAGCTTTAATTGTGGCTATGTTGGAAACTCATCCCTTAGCTGAACAGGAAAAGATTTCAGTGCGATCGCTAGTAAACGAAAACTTTATCATGTTCCCTCGCCATTTAGGCCCAGGGCTTTACGACCAAATCGTAATTCTTTGTCAGCAAGGAAATTTCAGCCCGAAAGTGACTCAAGAAGCGATTCAGATGCAGACGATTATCGGATTGGTTTCGGCGGGAATGGGGATTGCGATCGCACCGTCTTCATTACAAAATCTTCAGAGGACTGGTGTAGTGTATCGTGCTTTAAAAGAAAAAACACCATTAGTAGAAACGGCTGTAGTGTGGCGGGAAGAAGATATGACACCTGTACTAAAGGAATTTCTGCAAGTTATCAGGAGTATCTGTTGA